The Montipora capricornis isolate CH-2021 chromosome 6, ASM3666992v2, whole genome shotgun sequence genome has a window encoding:
- the LOC138052212 gene encoding BTB/POZ domain-containing protein 6-like produces MSSPENWQTKRPTIRERTMFMLNNDLFSDVKFVVRKSDSDGESESKQVIPAHKFVLSISSPVLEAMFYGELAETCGCIELPDCEYNSLLELFRFMYSDEVNLSGSNVVEVFHLAKKYMVPSLVDKCSEYVQSNLHPSNVLSILPLAEKYDDKALVDRCWKVIDTQSKEVVTSDGFATIQRSFLEAIISRDTLTVKEIDLFKAVHLWATKQCKKQGLEANGEAKREILGEAVVKKIRFPLMKEQELATVVLDAKILTPDEVINLFKFFNLALEATSVGFPETKRSGPVYPVFRTCDRFNNIIESTSWIYSGGKDYVIFCVNNDIKLHGVCLFGSVNNDYHVELVIKDLHTNSTVKTKTDSFRSQQMEYKVGIYFGFEIVFDTPLDVKKNTDYQIEAKIYQRIQWPFIG; encoded by the coding sequence ATGTCTTCCCCAGAAAACTGGCAAACAAAGAGGCCCACAATCCGAGAACGAACCATGTTTATGCTGAACAACGATCTTTTCAGCGATGTGAAGTTTGTGGTTCGTAAATCTGACAGCGATGGCGAAAGTGAAAGTAAGCAAGTTATTCCAGCTCACAAGTTTGTGTTGTCGATTAGTAGTCCTGTGCTTGAAGCCATGTTTTACGGTGAGCTAGCAGAAACTTGTGGCTGCATTGAACTGCCTGACTGTGAATACAACAGTCTGCTGGAGTTGTTTCGTTTCATGTACAGCGATGAAGTGAATTTAAGCGGAAGCAATGTTGTGGAGGTCTTTCATTTGGCGAAGAAATACATGGTGCCTTCACTGGTTGATAAATGCAGCGAATATGTGCAAAGTAATTTACATCCATCAAATGTCCTCAGCATCCTTCCATTGGCTGAAAAGTACGACGACAAAGCCTTGGTAGATCGATGTTGGAAAGTGATCGACACACAGTCGAAAGAAGTCGTGACGTCAGATGGATTTGCGACAATTCAACGCTCCTTCCTTGAGGCAATCATCTCAAGAGACACTCTTACCGTGAAAGAGATCGACCTGTTCAAAGCTGTTCACTTGTGGGCGACAAAGCAATGCAAAAAGCAAGGCTTAGAAGCAAATGGTGAAGCAAAAAGAGAGATTCTTGGGGAAGCAGTAGTTAAAAAAATCCGCTTTCCCCTGATGAAAGAACAAGAATTAGCAACCGTTGTCCTTGATGCAAAAATCCTAACTCCAGACGAAGTAATCAACCTTTTTAAGTTCTTCAATTTAGCATTGGAGGCCACCTCAGTGGGATTTCCAGAGACAAAGCGGTCAGGTCCAGTATACCCAGTGTTTCGCACTTGTGATAGATTTAACAACATAATTGAAAGTACGAGTTGGATTTACTCAGGGGGAAAGgactatgttattttttgcgTGAACAATGACATCAAGTTGCATGGCGTGTGTTTATTTGGTAGTGTGAACAACGACTATCACGTTGAATTAGTGATCAAGGATCTTCATACCAATTCCACTGTTAAAACCAAGACGGATAGCTTTAGGTCACAGCAAATGGAATACAAAGTTGGTATTTACTTTGGgtttgaaattgtttttgaCACGCCACTTGATGTGAAGAAAAACACCGATTATCAAATCGAAGCAAAAATCTACCAACGGATTCAATGGCCTTTCATTGGTTGA